Proteins encoded within one genomic window of Triticum aestivum cultivar Chinese Spring chromosome 2D, IWGSC CS RefSeq v2.1, whole genome shotgun sequence:
- the LOC123054093 gene encoding uncharacterized protein isoform X2, whose amino-acid sequence MGFMSPLAAVHGRIHGPDAWICGLAVVAGRWRWCGGVAGYSPFGGWFLLLRERALDLDAGCFSATWSWFQPLVARRWLGHGRRRGCHGPLRRLVQTDWDVAGGGAQVVAGADGAKDFIPTNRWLRTVDLPGRIAFMSLPRSRG is encoded by the exons ATGGGCTTCATGTCGCCGTTGGCGGCCGTCCATGGCCGGATCCATGGGCCTGACGCCTGGATCTGTGGGCTGGCGGTGGTTGCAGGGAGATGGAGATGGTGCGGTGGGGTGGCTGGATATTCCCCTTTTGGCGGCTGGTTCTTGCTGCTCCGCGAGAGGGCGCTGGATCTGGACGCCGGATGCTTCAGTGCGACGTGGAGTTGGTTCCAGCCTCTGGTGGCTCGCCGGTGGTTGGGccatgggcggcggcggggctgccaTGGCCCTCTTCGTCGGCTGGTGCAG actgactgggatgtggcgggtggaggagctcaggtggtggccggagctgatGGCGCCAAGGATTTCATCCCCACGAACAGGTGGCTCAGGACGGTGGACCTGCCTGGCAGGATCGCCTTCATGAGCCTGCCTCGTTCAAGGGGATGA
- the LOC123054093 gene encoding uncharacterized protein isoform X1 has protein sequence MGFMSPLAAVHGRIHGPDAWICGLAVVAGRWRWCGGVAGYSPFGGWFLLLRERALDLDAGCFSATWSWFQPLVARRWLGHGRRRGCHGPLRRLVQILKTDWDVAGGGAQVVAGADGAKDFIPTNRWLRTVDLPGRIAFMSLPRSRG, from the exons ATGGGCTTCATGTCGCCGTTGGCGGCCGTCCATGGCCGGATCCATGGGCCTGACGCCTGGATCTGTGGGCTGGCGGTGGTTGCAGGGAGATGGAGATGGTGCGGTGGGGTGGCTGGATATTCCCCTTTTGGCGGCTGGTTCTTGCTGCTCCGCGAGAGGGCGCTGGATCTGGACGCCGGATGCTTCAGTGCGACGTGGAGTTGGTTCCAGCCTCTGGTGGCTCGCCGGTGGTTGGGccatgggcggcggcggggctgccaTGGCCCTCTTCGTCGGCTGGTGCAG atattgaagactgactgggatgtggcgggtggaggagctcaggtggtggccggagctgatGGCGCCAAGGATTTCATCCCCACGAACAGGTGGCTCAGGACGGTGGACCTGCCTGGCAGGATCGCCTTCATGAGCCTGCCTCGTTCAAGGGGATGA
- the LOC123054094 gene encoding pentatricopeptide repeat-containing protein At5g13770, chloroplastic — protein MAKCYSDWPPLPPLHPSRRSSPSTSLCTIKRQLASFVLHCSRSCASPVLEPKNLPGELHVLSSPAPAKAAPVSTLPDAANLGISNKFIRGLCGDRQTEPLAFECYRRALQQPEFRPDKKTMNALTVQLLRAKQWSSLEHLVQDFMAYGVLPERRTCARLVATCVKARRFGLADVVLGVLEGKKGPAAAVCFSSALQAYNKLHMYRSTVLLYERMKAACLSVNADAYRAVMAAFGALGEPDTVTSLFKQYRSRKWYPSETCLETYTIACDALGRAGRALDALKCLREMEADGISPDAGIYSTVIGSLADARETASTEDVYDEAWKKGMLRDPDMFLKVVIMQVETGLLEDTLGVAKDMRDIGLRVTDCVLSTIVNGFVKRRGLKPAIRAYDKLVAMGCEPGQVTYASAINVYCRLGRSDRAESVFSEMIDRGFDKCVVAYGNMISMYGQIRRASDATRLLALMKQKGCEPNVWVYNSLLDMRGKLGDSRQAEKIWKEMMRRKVQPDRVSYTAIVGAFNRSGELDRCMDYYQEFRETGGTVDKTLAGLMVGVFCKTSRFNDLIQLLRDMKLQGTKLDRRLYMIVLNSLREAGLEVHVRWLQDYFNSVEEKT, from the coding sequence ATGGCCAAATGCTACTCCGACTGgcctcccctcccccctctccatccATCGAGAAGATCGTCGCCCAGCACTTCCCTCTGCACGATCAAGCGGCAGCTCGCGTCCTTCGTCCTGCACTGCTCCCGCTCCTGCGCCTCCCCGGTTCTTGAGCCCAAGAATTTGCCCGGCGAGCTCCATGTTCTTTCTTCTCCGGCGCCGGCCAAGGCGGCGCCGGTGTCCACGCTTCCGGATGCTGCGAACCTCGGCATCTCCAACAAGTTCATCCGGGGGCTCTGCGGCGACCGGCAGACCGAGCCGCTCGCCTTCGAGTGCTACCGGAGGGCTCTGCAGCAGCCCGAGTTCCGGCCGGACAAGAAGACGATGAATGCGCTCACCGTGCAGCTGCTCCGGGCCAAGCAGTGGAGCTCGCTGGAGCATCTGGTCCAGGATTTCATGGCCTATGGGGTACTCCCGGAGAGACGGACGTGCGCGCGGCTCGTCGCGACCTGCGTCAAGGCGAGGAGGTTCGGCCTCGCCGACGTGGTGCTCGGGGTCCTCGAAGGGAAGAAGGGCCCGGCCGCCGCCGTGTGCTTCAGCTCGGCGTTGCAGGCGTACAACAAGCTGCACATGTACCGGAGCACGGTGCTGCTGTACGAGCGGATGAAGGCGGCCTGCCTGTCGGTAAACGCCGACGCCTACCGCGCCGTGATGGCGGCGTTCGGGGCGCTGGGCGAGCCGGACACGGTGACTTCGCTGTTCAAGCAGTACAGGTCTCGGAAATGGTACCCCTCCGAGACCTGCCTCGAGACGTACACCATCGCCTGCGACGCGCTGGGGCGGGCAGGCAGAGCCCTGGACGCGCTCAAGTGCCTGCGGGAGATGGAGGCGGACGGCATCTCGCCGGACGCCGGGATCTACTCCACCGTCATCGGCTCTCTGGCGGACGCCCGAGAGACGGCGTCGACGGAGGACGTGTACGACGAGGCATGGAAGAAGGGGATGCTACGAGATCCAGACATGTTCCTGAAGGTGGTCATCATGCAAGTCGAGACCGGGCTACTGGAGGACACGCTCGGCGTGGCCAAGGACATGCGGGACATCGGCCTGAGGGTCACCGACTGCGTCCTCTCCACGATCGTCAACGGCTTCGTGAAGAGGAGAGGCCTGAAGCCTGCCATCAGAGCGTACGACAAGCTGGTGGCCATGGGGTGCGAGCCCGGGCAGGTCACCTACGCGTCGGCGATCAACGTGTACTGCCGGCTggggcggagcgacagggcggagTCCGTCTTCTCGGAGATGATCGACCGGGGCTTCGACAAGTGCGTGGTGGCGTACGGCAACATGATCTCCATGTACGGGCAGATCCGGAGGGCGTCGGACGCCACGAGGCTGCTGGCGCTGATGAAGCAGAAGGGTTGCGAGCCCAACGTGTGGGTGTACAACTCGCTCCTGGACATGCGCGGCAAGCTCGGGGACTCGAGGCAGGCCGAGAAGATCTGGAAGGAGATGATGCGGCGCAAGGTGCAGCCCGACCGGGTGAGCTACACGGCCATCGTCGGCGCGTTCAACCGGTCGGGGGAGCTGGACCGGTGCATGGACTACTACCAGGAGTTCAGGGAGACGGGGGGGACGGTGGACAAGACCCTGGCCGGGCTCATGGTGGGGGTGTTCTGCAAGACCAGCCGCTTCAACGACCTCATCCAGCTGCTGAGGGACATGAAGCTGCAGGGCACCAAGCTGGACAGGAGGCTGTACATGATCGTCCTCAACAGCCTCCGGGAAGCCGGGCTGGAGGTGCATGTCAGGTGGCTCCAGGATTACTTCAATTCCGTGGAGGAGAAAACCTGA